The DNA region AATCCCAGCCCGCGAAACTCAACGGCGTCCAACGCGGCACCCTGATCTTCCGCTTCGAGACCGAGTAGCCGCGAGCGCGCAGCGAGCGGAGCCTTTGCGAGTGAAACCTCTATGGGGGTGGAACGTGCCGTCCCGCCGCGTTGTTCGGCGGCGATACCCGATTGCCCGCCTATCGCGCCTCTCCCTCCGCCCGACCGGCACTTATCAAGTGCCGCTCCCGCACCGCTCACTGCCAGCGCGGCCCGCTCCACCTCAACCCACGTTCGCCCTTTTTCTCAGCCACGCTCCATGACTGTCCGGCGCTTGCCAGCCGCGCATGACACGTGAGCGTTCGTCTAGCTCCTCCTCCCCATGAAAACCCTCGCGCACCGCTGCCTCTCCGTCGCCACCTTGGTCTGCTTCGCGAGCCTCCCGGTTTTCTCCCTCGCCGCCATACCTGACCCAGCACCTGCGACGACCACCGCCCCCAAACCTACCGACGACTTTCCCGCGACCACCGCGACTTCCCCCGGCGCTCCCGTAGCTTCGCCCAATCTCGTCTCCAACATCGAGCGCCCGCTCCGTTACCGCCCTGATGCCAACGGCGACTTCGTCATCGAAAACGGCACCGCTCGCTTCAACCGCCCGCTCTACGGCTTCCAGACCGCCTTCCGCGTCGAAGCCAGCGACCGCCCCGAATTCGGTTTCGCCACCCCGCGCAAAGGCGGTGTCCTGCGTATCGGCATTTCCACGCCATCAGGCAGCCGCTGGCTCAACGGCGCGGCTAAAATCACCGCACGCTACCGCCCGGGCTCCATGATCTACGAAGTCCGCGATCCGCTCCTCGGCGCCGTCACCATCAACCTCACCGCGCTTCCGACCAAAGACGCCGAAGGTCTCATCCTCCGCGCCGAACTCTCCGGAAAAACTTCTTCACCCGTCGAACTCGTCCTCCTCTTCGGCGGAGCCAGCAACGAAGCCATCAACAATCGCGGTGGCGACATCCTCGGCGGTCGCGACAACGCATCGAAATGGGAACTCCTCCCCGCCGATTGTGCCGGGCAAAAAATCACCCTCTCCACGGCTTCCGCCGCCAACACATTCACCCTCGAAAGCAAAGCCGGCACCTTCGTCGGCACGCTCTCCGCGCCCGGCCGCTGGTCCGTCGGCGACGCCACTGTAGCCACCGGCCTCGATAAACTCCTCACCTCCGTTTCTCACGACGCGCACCCCGTCGCCATCGGTCGCATCGCGCTCTCGCCGTCCACTCCGTCGTTCATCGCCATCCAGCGCAGTGCCAAAGAAACCCCGCTCGCCCGCACGGCTGCCGGACTCCCCGCCGTCTTCTCCGACGCCGAAACGTACCGTCTCTCCGTGGTCAGCCGTGTCATCGTCGATACGCCCGACCCCTTCGTAAACGCCATCCCCGCCGCCATCGCCATCTCCGGCGACGCGCTCTGGACGCAGTCCACCGTCATGCACGGCAACATCGCCTGGCGCATGCCGCTCCTCGGCTGGCGCGGCCAGTACGTGTTCGACGCCTTCGGCTGGCACGATCGCGCGCGCGAACATTTCCGGATGTGGGCCGCCAAACAAAACACCGACCCCGCCAGCATCCCGCCCGCCCCGCGCGCCGACCCCGCCAAAAACCTCGCGACCGACGACTGGAAGACCCTCCACAGCTACGGCGGCATCCCCGCGCGCCACTACGACATGGCGCTCGTCTTCGTGGACACGCTCCTCCGCCACCTCATCGCCACCGGCGACAAAGAGTTCGCGAAAGAAATGTGGCCGTACCTTACCCGCCACCTCGCGTGGGAAAAACGCCTCTTCGACCGGGGCGGCCTCTACGAAGCCTACGCCGCCATCTGGGCGAGCGACGCCCTCACCTACAACGGCGGCGGTGCCGCTCACTCGACCGCCTACAACTATTTCCACAACGCCACCGCCGCCCGCATCGCCCGCCTCATCGGCGAAGATCCCGCGCCCTACGACGCCGAGGCGAAACGCATCCACGAAGCCATGCACCGCGAACTCTGGCTCTCCGACCGCGGATGGTACGCCGAGTACAAAGAGCTCCACGGCCTCAAACGCGTCCACCCCGCCGCCGCGCTCTGGACGGTTTACCACACGATCGATTCCCGCGTCCCCGATCCGTTCCAAGCCTACCAGA from Nibricoccus aquaticus includes:
- a CDS encoding DUF4450 domain-containing protein, whose translation is MKTLAHRCLSVATLVCFASLPVFSLAAIPDPAPATTTAPKPTDDFPATTATSPGAPVASPNLVSNIERPLRYRPDANGDFVIENGTARFNRPLYGFQTAFRVEASDRPEFGFATPRKGGVLRIGISTPSGSRWLNGAAKITARYRPGSMIYEVRDPLLGAVTINLTALPTKDAEGLILRAELSGKTSSPVELVLLFGGASNEAINNRGGDILGGRDNASKWELLPADCAGQKITLSTASAANTFTLESKAGTFVGTLSAPGRWSVGDATVATGLDKLLTSVSHDAHPVAIGRIALSPSTPSFIAIQRSAKETPLARTAAGLPAVFSDAETYRLSVVSRVIVDTPDPFVNAIPAAIAISGDALWTQSTVMHGNIAWRMPLLGWRGQYVFDAFGWHDRAREHFRMWAAKQNTDPASIPPAPRADPAKNLATDDWKTLHSYGGIPARHYDMALVFVDTLLRHLIATGDKEFAKEMWPYLTRHLAWEKRLFDRGGLYEAYAAIWASDALTYNGGGAAHSTAYNYFHNATAARIARLIGEDPAPYDAEAKRIHEAMHRELWLSDRGWYAEYKELHGLKRVHPAAALWTVYHTIDSRVPDPFQAYQTLRYVDTHLPRIPVRGPGVPAGDWFTLPSTNWVPYEWSLNNVYLGETAHTALAYWQGGRPDVAWQLWKGTLLDSMFMGLNPGSLPNLSQYDVYRRETYRDFGDSTGITSRSLIEGLFGISPDGIDGVLTIRPGFPTEWDHASIKTPDVTYAYKRTGDLETFKVEPRFAKLLSLHLNLPARSEKILSVESNGKPVAWKNDDTAIGAPRIVIDAPAAQLTEVVIRWSGSPFKHVKASSSGVPLRFGKIMQGDFTWSQPVGASASPAASPESPTFADYTAPADARFDPVDLSPLFNDKLTQIFKNEYLSPRSPHVSLSMPKQGIGSWSGFSHTAEIDDTGLRSLAAKSQNTIQLPSGLPLRTPSDPAAKNTAFVSLWDNYPDELTAPLTGRARSVTVLVAGSTSPMQSQIDNGEIVITYTDGTTSRLALHNPTTWWPIEQDYMVDDYAFRRTAPVPLRLELKSGKFYTPTSMHLERKGGAATVLALPLDPSKELRSLTIRALSTESVIGLLSATLVR